One Engystomops pustulosus chromosome 11, aEngPut4.maternal, whole genome shotgun sequence DNA window includes the following coding sequences:
- the MARVELD1 gene encoding MARVEL domain-containing protein 1, whose product MATQATRSSLSANKSFLKSSPGLLRVLQLLSGAALWITIASTSYSGGIHFVLFVAVFFWLLTLLLYFTTLLDRQELVPVLGQHWLLTNLIYDALATVLHIAATIVMSSYTEQSTFCTMGGYKHRCPYNIYLTASVFAGLCSLLYLLTTAYFCFKKCRGGLSLI is encoded by the coding sequence ATGGCTACCCAAGCCACCAGGAGCTCCCTGAGTGCCAACAAGTCTTTTCTGAAAAGTTCCCCAGGGCTGCTGAGAGTCCTGCAGCTGCTGAGTGGGGCTGCCCTGTGGATTACCATTGCCTCTACCTCGTACAGTGGTGGCATCCACTTTGTCTTGTTTGTGGCTGTCTTCTTCTGGCTCCTGACCCTGCTCTTGTACTTTACCACCCTGCTGGACCGGCAGGAGCTGGTACCGGTGTTAGGCCAGCACTGGTTGCTCACTAACCTCATCTATGATGCCCTGGCCACAGTTTTGCACATTGCTGCCACCATCGTCATGAGCagctacacagagcagagcaccttCTGCACCATGGGGGGCTACAAGCACCGCTGCCCATACAACATATATCTGACGGCCTCTGTGTTTGCCGGCCTCTGCAGCCTGTTGTATCTGCTCACTACAGCCTACTTCTGCTTCAAGAAGTGCAGAGGGGGACTAAGCCTAATATAA